In Lolium rigidum isolate FL_2022 chromosome 7, APGP_CSIRO_Lrig_0.1, whole genome shotgun sequence, the DNA window GGAGGCACCGGTGCaacaggatctgccctctcccgaaGTAGGAGAGGCCTTCTGCCTCAGCcaccgcctcaataaatctcgggaaaatatGGCTTAAATTTTTAGGCAAAACGGAGCTTTCGTATAACAGGGGGCCGATGCGACGCTCAAGGCCCGAACGAGTGTGGGTGGCGCGTCCAGCCAGGTAGGGCGCGCCACATGTGCTCGTTTGGCCATCGTGGGCCCCTCGCGTGATTCTTTCTCTCACGGTCCTTCTCCAGTTGAAAAACTAATCGGGTAATTTTTCCTCGATTTTTAGAACGTCCGGAAGGTCCCTGGAACAATAAAGACGAAAAATGAAGTTTTCCGTCTCCTAGAAATTAAATACCAATATAGTGGATTTTGTAGAAAAGTTTcagaaatcatctaaaaatgcataaataatggtgTATGATGACATATATCAATaaaaactaaacatatatgtgACAATAATGATGATGTAAAATGTACGTATCAACAGCCAAGCAAACGGTCCAATTTATAATCTAAAAGTTTCTATAAATCTTATATAATCGTACACTTGAAATTTCTCTATTAAGATATTTGTTAGGACATACTCAATAGATATATCTACCCATTATTAAAAATATTTATATAAACATTAATGTACATGCAAAAAAACAAGGATGGTACAATTTAATTTGTCAGTGTCTAtacaatgcaaaataaaaaagtTCAAAATACATATGTTTAGCCTAGTGCAATTAGAATAATTAATGTACTTTACAATGGAAAAATGAAATAATTAAATATTATTACATTTTATATTTCATTAAGTATGCTAACTGTGTAACGAGGCAAGTATGATTATTACTATTTTTGTATAATAAACAAGTTATAGAAGAGTATTAAAAATTTAATGTAAATTATATTTattaaaatcctcccgggacttaTTTGGACCAGCCCTAAGTCAGGCGCGCATGCATGTTACCGTAAGATCGTATTAGTAGCCAGCAGAGAGTATGCACGCtagaaaaaaattgaaaatctcaCTGCTGCATACGTAGTGAAGGTAATCAACAAAAGATGTGAAGGTGGATCCATAACGCAATTGACAAACTAACGGGATTAAAATCCACATGAACAACTTTGTGATTTGTTTGCACAAGTATGCACGCCACAAATAAGTTGAAAACATTCGGCCTTCTCAAATAATCACCAACATAAGGTGTTGATATTGATACATCGCGCGACCGACAAATCAACGGGGTAAAAGTCCACATGAACACTCGTACGCGCGCACACATACACCATCCACTGATTTCCTTGAACCCACGCAAGAAGGACTACAACATCCATGTATCGATACATCACATGAGCACACTCACAACTTAACAATGTATGTATATAGAGTAGAATCTTTCAAGATCCACAAGGAAGAACTAAGATCCACAGCAACGCACACATGagcacactcacaactcaacgcaAGAACATACCTGCAAGAACACGCTCCAGAACATGCATGATCACCCCATGGTGAATGAACTGGAGGGAATGGAGGGGTGGAGTGGAATTGGTGGCGAGGTGCACTTGTGGTGGAATGGATCTGTATGTAGTCGGCCGATGATGGGCACATAAGAAGAGAAGATAATCGTTGAGCACGCCGTGAGCCAACTAACCCGGGGGTGTCAGAGTTTGTTACAAGCTTACAACCGGTGGGGTGCATGCACtaacacacacacactctctctctctatctctctccgtAAACATGTACATTAGCTAGCTAGGTAACGACGAACCAAAATTAGAGTAAAACATGCAGCTTTATTTTCTTGATAAGTTGACTATGTACTTCATTGTGAAACTTCTTGAAAACTCTTTAAAATGTTTTTGACTTGTGTTTCATTAGGTAGATATATCCTTACATACTAAAAAACACCACCGAAGAGTATTGATTACCATCCCTAATATCCATGCTCCTTGTTCCACACACATTTATGTATGAGTGTGGTAGGTCTTGACCTATTTGCCGGTGGATGGCGGCCGGGGACGATGCACCGACCATTGGAGATGACAAAGATGGGGCACAAGCAATCAACCTCGCCAGAGATGGGGATGGGGCGGCTGACTTGGGCGTCATCGATGTAGGCAAGGAATAGAGTTGGGGGACTAGTGAGGGTGCGGTGGTATTCGCGGAAGCCAATGAAGAGGGTGTTCAAAGGGAAGCCGGGGTGGACCAACGGTAACAGTGGAGCCGCTTAGGAGCGACAATATGTAAGCGACAATACATATTGTGGTGGGTGCAAGAGTTCAGCCAGCGGCTTTGGCCGGCAAGGAGGAATGGGGGGAGGGGTGTTGACGGCGAGCAGCATAGGAGGGCGGTAACGGGCAGTGAATGCGTCGAATGGAAGCCCGAAGTTGGATTTTCACTCCGTTTTAGTAATGGGCCCATTTGGATTCCAAGGGCTGAATGAATATCTTCATCCTAAATAGAGCAACTCCCGGAGCGCATGTCCTCCCGGTTGGCCCGCTGAGATTTCGGCGGCTGAGCCCAAAACAGTCAAACTAGCCCATCTAGCCCACGCCGGAGCCCAGCAGCCCCATCCCCCCCTTCATGCCACCACGAACCCTAGCCGGCGCGCCGCCCAACTCCACTCCGCTCCCGTCGGTCTCGCGCGCCAACACGCCGCCGGACGCGCGCTCCTCCCCGAATCGTCCACCGGCGCCCGCCGCCCTCGACAAACGCGCAGCCTCAGCGTgagggaggaggatgaggaagctcaagttccaCGAGAAGAAGCTCCTCAAGAGGACCAACTTCCTCGAGTACAGGCGGGAGGGCGGCCACCGCGAGGCCGACGTCACGCAGCGCTACAGCCTCGTAGAGAGGGACGACTACAAGAAGTATGCATCTCTCTCACCTCACCAATCCTGCCCTCATGTCCCACTGCCGATGAACCATCTGTCAATTTCGTAGCATACTGATTGCTGCTTGAGCATTTGTTGACTGCTGGGCGTTAATTCTGCGGTGGTTTGTGCCCTGCCAGGTACAATGGGATCTGCTGCATGGCGCAGAAGCTCGTGAACATTATAAAGCAGATGGATCCCAGGGACCCTTTCAGGATCGAGATGACAGACATGCTCATCGATAAGCTGTATGTCGCCACATATCCTCTTCCCCTTTTCTTTCCATTTGCGCCTCTGaattgggatgctatatccatttCTTTGTTTAATGGTTAAAGCGTACTATGAAGACTGCATCCATCATGTGCCAAATACCTTGTGAATCGTCCATGTTTTTCTGTGGTTGTCAATTGGATTGTTACAAAGTTAGGGATACATAAGAGTCATCGCTCTATGTTAATGTTCTATCAGCCCTTATTCTCATTTAGAAGCCGCTCATGCAACAACGTTTAAGTAAATCCTTCcgcccttattttctttattctaGTTGTTGGAGGAAATGCACCTTGAACGACCTATGGTGTTAGTACTTGACTActgttcagattttttttaattaTGCAAGCAGTATTCCTTTTGATCTAGGCTAAGTAGCATGTTACTCATATGAGGTTTCTTGGGCTACCATTGTTTTCCTTCAGATCTTTGGTCGACCTGTCTCTAAATCAATGAATGACTAGACTATACCAGTTCTCCTGCAGCTATTTAGAAATAATAATTAAGTGGTAGCAAAGGCTTGCTAaccctttgcatgatcatgcgcaTCGCATCATATTCTTCTGCTTCTGCTAATGTCTGAGTGTGCACTCTAATAATTAGTTCGCTCAACATGACAATTGCTTTTGTTTGGATGCCCCACCATTTGTACTCTCCCACGCATTAGGGAAGCTACAAGAATGCCATCTATAGCGTGCTGCTTCATTGGTCCATCTTATTATAAACATCTGAAGCTATTGAATCATGCCAATCTTGCTTGCCGCTTCCAATTTTTCCTTGAAACTTTTACCCGTCTGCTATTTGTACAGTATAAGGATTTTTTCTCTAATTTCAGGTATAATATGGGTGTAATTCCAACAAAGAAGAGCTTGGTCAAATGCGAGAATCTTTCAGTGAGCGCCTTCTGCAGGTCTATATCTCTCCCTGAGTTATA includes these proteins:
- the LOC124677526 gene encoding U3 small nucleolar ribonucleoprotein protein IMP3-like, producing the protein MRKLKFHEKKLLKRTNFLEYRREGGHREADVTQRYSLVERDDYKKYNGICCMAQKLVNIIKQMDPRDPFRIEMTDMLIDKLYNMGVIPTKKSLVKCENLSVSAFCRRRLATVMVKLKFAEHLKEAVTYIEQGHVRVGPETVTDPAFLVTRNMEDFITWVDTSKIKKKVMEYNGALDDYDAMI